Proteins from one Chanodichthys erythropterus isolate Z2021 chromosome 15, ASM2448905v1, whole genome shotgun sequence genomic window:
- the cited4a gene encoding cbp/p300-interacting transactivator 4a, with product MAEHMMMPMTHGSAGGGLHGYRMGMNGPSVHGHQPSLRTLPNGQLMHYSRGPQNSMEAAMRQRNVMNGVMNGQVNGQISGGHPHQMQQANMMYGGPNQQPQGHPQTQHHHMHPQNQHPQQYMGGGGLTASQQLMASMHLQKLNTQYHGHPHGPMNGHHMGSVQHRMGPAQLAGMQMGMGGPALGLNVMDMDLIDEEVLTSLVLELGLDRVQELPELFLGQNEFDFISDFVCKQQPSTVSC from the coding sequence ATGGCTGAACACATGATGATGCCAATGACCCATGGCTCTGCTGGTGGAGGCCTGCATGGGTATCGCATGGGAATGAACGGCCCTTCAGTGCACGGACACCAGCCCAGTCTGCGGACCCTTCCCAATGGGCAGCTCATGCACTACAGCAGGGGGCCCCAGAACTCCATGGAAGCGGCCATGAGGCAGAGGAATGTGATGAATGGCGTCATGAACGGTCAGGTCAACGGCCAGATAAGTGGTGGACACCCTCACCAAATGCAGCAAGCCAATATGATGTACGGAGGTCCAAATCAGCAACCGCAAGGTCACCCTCAAACCCAGCACCATCATATGCACCCCCAGAACCAACACCCACAGCAGTATATGGGTGGAGGAGGCCTTACAGCATCTCAGCAGCTTATGGCGAGCATGCATCTTCAGAAACTCAATACCCAGTACCACGGGCACCCTCACGGTCCCATGAATGGGCATCACATGGGAAGTGTCCAGCACAGAATGGGTCCTGCTCAGTTGGCAGGCATGCAGATGGGGATGGGCGGGCCAGCGTTGGGCCTCAACGTCATGGACATGGACTTGATTGATGAGGAGGTACTGACATCTTTGGTGTTGGAGCTCGGGCTAGACCGTGTTCAAGAGCTGCCTGAGCTTTTCCTGGGACAAAACGAGTTTGATTTCATCTCGGACTTTGTGTGCAAGCAGCAACCAAGCACTGTCAGCTGCTAA